The Burkholderia mallei ATCC 23344 genome has a window encoding:
- a CDS encoding cytochrome C oxidase subunit IV family protein translates to MTIDSARARALTVKIMRVWAALVLATVGSWTESLRAASPAIVAAVVGLAALKVALIVFCYMEVGRAPRWLKLVCGAWIGIVFGIVAACHLLPRDVLRLIG, encoded by the coding sequence ATGACGATCGACTCGGCGCGCGCGCGGGCGCTGACCGTGAAAATCATGCGGGTCTGGGCGGCGCTCGTACTCGCGACGGTCGGCTCATGGACGGAGAGCCTGCGCGCGGCTTCGCCCGCGATCGTCGCGGCCGTCGTCGGCCTCGCGGCGCTGAAGGTTGCGCTGATCGTCTTCTGCTACATGGAAGTCGGGCGCGCGCCGCGATGGCTGAAGCTCGTCTGCGGCGCGTGGATCGGGATCGTGTTCGGCATCGTCGCGGCATGCCATCTGCTGCCGCGCGACGTGCTGCGGCTCATCGGCTGA
- a CDS encoding cytochrome c oxidase subunit 3 family protein — protein MRPGAPFDAAGDMSRIASRIAAASAAPARVPGEAELWIFILGDMLVFAVFFTILSAHHVLHPALFDAGRRQLNLAFGLVNTLALLTSSAFVALGLGEAKAARLAAAKRRFVVAAALGALFVAIKCAEYAQKIAAGANPLVNDFYMYYFVFTGVHLLHVAVGLIALALMIRRCVRPAAEPRDVGFLEGAAVYWHMVDVLWVVLFLLIYLI, from the coding sequence ATGCGGCCCGGCGCGCCGTTCGATGCGGCGGGCGATATGAGCCGGATCGCGAGCCGGATCGCCGCGGCGTCGGCCGCGCCCGCCCGCGTGCCGGGCGAGGCCGAGCTGTGGATCTTCATTCTCGGCGACATGCTGGTGTTCGCCGTGTTCTTCACGATCCTGAGCGCGCATCACGTGCTGCATCCGGCGCTCTTCGATGCCGGGCGCAGGCAGTTGAATCTCGCGTTCGGCCTCGTCAACACGCTCGCGCTGCTGACCAGCTCGGCGTTCGTCGCGCTCGGGCTCGGCGAGGCGAAGGCCGCGCGCTTGGCCGCCGCGAAGCGGCGCTTCGTCGTCGCGGCGGCGCTCGGCGCGCTGTTCGTCGCGATCAAATGCGCCGAATACGCGCAGAAGATCGCCGCGGGCGCGAATCCGCTCGTCAACGACTTCTACATGTATTACTTCGTGTTCACGGGCGTGCATCTGCTGCACGTCGCCGTCGGCCTGATCGCGCTCGCGCTGATGATCCGGCGCTGCGTGCGGCCCGCGGCCGAGCCGCGCGACGTGGGTTTCCTCGAAGGGGCTGCGGTCTACTGGCACATGGTCGATGTGCTGTGGGTCGTGCTGTTCCTGCTGATCTATCTGATCTAG
- the treA gene encoding alpha,alpha-trehalase TreA, producing the protein MVTPRHRPLHVENPFYRRLLNAPAWVALVAAAGIGCTSATLARADSSPAHASTAAAVASAASAPGAASIPPPPSQLYGDLFVAVQTAQIFADQKTFVDSTPNADPATIVQLYQQQKGQPGFSLKAFVAQYFTPPSDESVTPPPNQTLREHIDWLWPKLTRTTTTAPPYSSLIALPKPYVVPGGRFREGYYWDTYFTMLGLQEAGREDLVDNMLDNFAYLIDTVGHVPNGNRSYYVSRSQPPFFAYMVTLAAKAEGNRVYQKYLPALRKEYAYWMQGERTTPRGQATRNVVAMPDGSVLNRYWDASDTPRDESYLEDVKTAQQASGRPAAEVWRDLRAAAESGWDFSSRWFGDNRTLATIRTTAIVPVDLNSLMFNLETTIVKGCAVTRDFACVAEFAGRAGKRAVAINRYLWNRNGYYGDYDWKLGKPRDNLSAAALYPLFAGVAWPERAKQTAKNVQKALLKPGGLATTTYDTAQQWDAPNGWAPLHWIALVGLRHYGEKSLADDIGTRFLADVKGVYAAQGKLVEKYIVEGTGGGGGGEYPLQDGFGWTNGVTLKLLDLYGG; encoded by the coding sequence ATGGTCACGCCGCGGCATCGCCCGCTTCATGTTGAAAATCCGTTCTATCGTCGCCTGCTGAACGCGCCCGCGTGGGTCGCGCTCGTCGCCGCGGCCGGCATCGGCTGCACGAGCGCGACGCTCGCCCGCGCCGATTCGTCGCCGGCGCACGCGTCCACGGCCGCGGCCGTGGCGAGCGCCGCATCCGCGCCGGGCGCCGCGTCGATTCCGCCGCCGCCGAGCCAGCTCTACGGCGATCTCTTTGTTGCGGTGCAAACCGCGCAGATCTTCGCGGATCAGAAGACCTTCGTCGATTCGACGCCGAACGCCGATCCCGCGACGATCGTCCAGCTGTACCAGCAGCAGAAGGGCCAGCCGGGCTTCTCGCTGAAGGCGTTCGTCGCGCAATACTTCACGCCGCCGTCGGACGAATCGGTGACGCCGCCGCCGAACCAGACGCTGCGCGAGCACATCGACTGGCTATGGCCGAAGCTCACGCGCACCACCACGACGGCGCCGCCGTACAGCTCGCTGATTGCGCTGCCCAAACCGTACGTGGTGCCGGGCGGGCGCTTCCGCGAAGGCTACTACTGGGACACGTACTTCACGATGCTCGGCTTGCAGGAGGCGGGCCGGGAAGATCTCGTCGACAACATGCTCGACAACTTCGCGTACCTGATCGACACCGTCGGCCACGTGCCGAACGGCAACCGCAGCTATTACGTGAGCCGCTCGCAGCCGCCGTTCTTCGCGTACATGGTGACGCTCGCGGCGAAGGCCGAGGGCAATCGCGTCTATCAGAAGTACCTGCCCGCGCTGCGCAAGGAGTACGCGTACTGGATGCAGGGCGAGCGCACCACGCCGCGCGGCCAGGCGACGCGCAACGTCGTCGCGATGCCGGACGGCTCGGTGCTGAACCGCTACTGGGACGCGAGCGACACGCCGCGCGACGAGTCGTATCTCGAAGACGTGAAGACCGCGCAGCAGGCGAGCGGCCGGCCGGCGGCGGAAGTCTGGCGCGATCTGCGCGCGGCGGCGGAGAGCGGCTGGGATTTCAGCTCGCGCTGGTTCGGCGACAACCGCACGCTCGCGACGATCCGCACGACCGCGATCGTGCCCGTCGACTTGAACAGCCTGATGTTCAACCTCGAGACGACGATCGTGAAGGGCTGCGCGGTGACGCGCGATTTCGCGTGCGTCGCCGAGTTCGCCGGCCGCGCGGGCAAGCGCGCGGTTGCGATCAACCGCTATCTGTGGAACCGCAACGGCTATTACGGCGACTACGACTGGAAACTCGGCAAGCCGCGCGACAACCTGTCGGCGGCGGCGTTGTATCCGCTGTTCGCGGGCGTCGCGTGGCCGGAGCGCGCGAAGCAGACCGCGAAGAACGTGCAGAAAGCGCTGCTCAAGCCGGGCGGGCTCGCGACGACGACTTACGACACCGCGCAGCAGTGGGACGCACCTAACGGCTGGGCGCCGCTGCACTGGATCGCGCTCGTCGGGCTGCGGCACTATGGCGAGAAGTCGCTCGCGGACGATATCGGCACGCGTTTTCTTGCCGACGTGAAGGGCGTGTACGCGGCGCAGGGCAAGCTCGTCGAGAAGTACATCGTCGAAGGCACGGGCGGCGGCGGCGGCGGCGAGTATCCGCTGCAGGACGGCTTCGGCTGGACCAACGGCGTGACGCTCAAGCTGCTCGATCTGTACGGCGGCTGA
- a CDS encoding MFS transporter, with the protein MPSALYAFIAPLIVACALFMESVDANIIVTALPAMARDFGQNPVTLNIAITSYVVGLGVFIPICGWLADRFGARTVFRTAIGIFVAGSLLCAASNNLELFTFARFVQGVGGAMMVPVGRIIIFRAVPRTELVRAMNYLSVPALFRPAAGPLLGGFITTYLHWRLIFFINVPIGILGIYLANRHIANTHELDPGPLDGFGFVLSAAGAALLLMGLTLLDGALVTRGAALAMGATGAALLGGYVLYARRVERPVLDLRFLRIPTYHASVVGGSLFRIGLGAVPFLLPLALQEGLGMSAFHSGAITCASAVGGALTRMLAPRTLKRFGFRTVLMYNAAFSGLAIAAYGVFHPGMSTLAIWLIVLVGGIFPALQFTSLNSMIYAEIAARDAGRATSLGSVVQQMSLGLGVTVAALVLHVSHWAQGHPAMVWSDFWPAFVVVGLCSFASIPITRRLSPNAGDEVARGKRG; encoded by the coding sequence ATGCCGTCCGCCCTCTACGCTTTCATCGCACCGCTGATCGTCGCTTGCGCGTTGTTCATGGAGAGCGTGGATGCCAACATCATCGTCACGGCATTGCCCGCGATGGCGCGCGACTTCGGGCAGAACCCCGTCACGCTGAACATCGCGATCACGAGCTACGTCGTCGGCCTCGGCGTGTTCATCCCGATCTGCGGGTGGCTCGCGGACCGCTTCGGCGCGCGCACCGTGTTCCGCACCGCGATCGGCATCTTCGTCGCGGGCTCGCTGCTGTGCGCGGCATCGAACAATCTCGAGCTCTTCACGTTCGCGCGCTTCGTGCAAGGCGTCGGCGGCGCGATGATGGTGCCCGTCGGGCGCATCATCATCTTCCGCGCGGTGCCGCGCACGGAGCTCGTGCGCGCGATGAACTACCTGAGCGTGCCCGCGCTCTTCAGGCCGGCGGCCGGGCCGCTCCTCGGCGGCTTCATCACGACGTACCTGCACTGGCGGCTGATCTTCTTCATCAACGTGCCGATCGGCATCCTCGGCATCTATCTCGCGAACAGGCACATCGCGAACACGCACGAGCTCGATCCCGGCCCGCTCGACGGGTTCGGCTTCGTGCTGTCCGCCGCCGGCGCGGCGCTCCTGCTGATGGGGCTCACGCTGCTCGACGGCGCGCTCGTCACGCGCGGCGCGGCGCTCGCGATGGGCGCGACGGGCGCGGCGCTCCTCGGCGGCTACGTGCTGTATGCACGGCGCGTCGAGCGGCCGGTGCTCGATCTGCGGTTTCTGCGCATTCCGACCTATCACGCAAGCGTCGTCGGCGGCTCGCTGTTCCGGATCGGCCTCGGCGCGGTGCCGTTTCTGCTGCCGCTCGCGCTGCAGGAAGGGCTCGGCATGAGCGCGTTCCATTCCGGCGCGATCACGTGCGCGTCGGCCGTCGGCGGCGCGCTCACGCGGATGCTCGCGCCGCGCACGCTCAAGCGCTTCGGCTTTCGCACGGTGCTGATGTACAACGCGGCGTTCTCCGGGCTCGCGATCGCCGCGTACGGCGTGTTCCATCCCGGCATGTCGACGCTCGCGATCTGGCTCATCGTGCTCGTCGGCGGCATCTTTCCGGCGCTGCAGTTCACGAGCCTCAATTCGATGATCTACGCGGAAATCGCGGCGCGCGACGCGGGCCGCGCGACGAGCCTCGGCAGCGTCGTCCAGCAGATGTCGCTCGGCCTCGGCGTGACGGTCGCGGCGCTCGTGCTGCACGTGTCGCATTGGGCGCAGGGACATCCGGCGATGGTCTGGTCGGACTTCTGGCCGGCGTTCGTCGTGGTCGGCCTATGCTCGTTCGCATCGATTCCGATCACGCGCCGGCTGTCGCCGAACGCGGGCGACGAGGTGGCGCGCGGCAAGCGCGGCTGA